From the genome of Desulfobaculum xiamenense, one region includes:
- a CDS encoding NADH-quinone oxidoreductase subunit NuoK — protein MTPLVLYQLVALALLGIGLFGIIHRRSLVGMLICVELMLNGAGLSIVAAGQLTPASATLAQLSTLLVMGLAAAEATLVLAIILVVAKRFGTEGSQEISDLKG, from the coding sequence ATGACCCCGCTCGTTCTGTATCAGTTGGTGGCACTCGCGCTTCTGGGCATCGGCCTTTTCGGCATCATCCATCGCAGGAGCCTCGTCGGGATGCTCATCTGCGTGGAACTCATGCTCAATGGCGCGGGGCTGTCCATCGTCGCCGCGGGGCAGCTGACCCCCGCGTCCGCGACGCTGGCGCAGCTGTCCACACTGCTCGTCATGGGACTGGCCGCCGCGGAGGCGACCCTCGTGCTGGCCATCATCCTGGTGGTGGCCAAGCGCTTCGGCACCGAAGGCAGCCAGGAAATCTCCGATCTGAAGGGGTAG
- a CDS encoding NADH-quinone oxidoreductase subunit J family protein codes for METVILAKLLFALYVLVILAGAFMAVLARNLVRAMVGLVLTMFGVAGLYLVLNAPFIALMQLLIYVGAVVILIFFAIMLTRAPVGGEEYESRGPRQAGLAFLAGIAPAAILAFICVKAPQVSIGMPKEVGIQELGRALMEDYVLAFELISAVLLVAMAGAVLLAWERRRGR; via the coding sequence ATGGAAACGGTTATCTTAGCCAAGCTTCTCTTCGCCCTGTACGTACTGGTCATTCTGGCCGGGGCCTTCATGGCGGTCCTGGCGCGGAATCTGGTTCGGGCCATGGTTGGGCTGGTGCTGACCATGTTCGGCGTGGCCGGCCTCTATTTGGTCCTCAACGCGCCATTCATCGCGCTTATGCAGTTGCTCATCTATGTGGGCGCGGTGGTCATCCTTATCTTCTTCGCCATCATGCTCACCCGCGCACCGGTCGGGGGCGAGGAATACGAGAGCCGCGGGCCACGGCAGGCCGGTCTGGCCTTCCTTGCCGGAATAGCCCCGGCGGCGATTCTCGCCTTCATCTGCGTAAAGGCGCCGCAGGTCTCCATCGGCATGCCGAAGGAAGTGGGCATTCAGGAACTGGGGCGGGCGCTCATGGAGGACTACGTTCTGGCGTTCGAACTCATCTCGGCGGTGCTGCTGGTTGCCATGGCCGGCGCGGTGCTGCTGGCGTGGGAGAGGAGGAGAGGCAGATGA
- a CDS encoding 4Fe-4S dicluster domain-containing protein, producing MNACKTVKAVSDTVKGLWSLVVGLKVTGKNYVSPQLTIHYPRKTVDNIETYHGHIELVGKPKEPAVPRCICCMLCVTSCPSGCITVVKQKEPKEPARASADAPKEMLGEVGEKKAPPMAKPAKTPSRWKLNYNLCSLCGTCVEVCPVKSIRFSNDVYIAGYSQDDFVYDLLARLREQAGEGEGDR from the coding sequence ATGAACGCGTGCAAGACCGTGAAGGCCGTAAGCGACACCGTGAAGGGACTGTGGAGTCTGGTGGTCGGTCTGAAGGTGACGGGGAAGAACTACGTCAGCCCGCAGCTGACTATCCACTACCCCCGTAAGACCGTGGACAACATTGAGACCTATCACGGACACATCGAACTGGTGGGCAAGCCCAAGGAGCCTGCGGTTCCGCGCTGCATCTGCTGCATGCTGTGCGTGACGAGCTGCCCCTCGGGCTGCATCACGGTGGTCAAGCAGAAGGAACCCAAGGAGCCCGCCCGCGCGAGCGCGGACGCACCCAAGGAGATGCTCGGCGAGGTGGGGGAAAAGAAGGCCCCGCCCATGGCCAAACCGGCCAAGACGCCGTCGCGCTGGAAGCTGAACTACAACCTGTGCAGCCTGTGCGGCACCTGCGTCGAGGTCTGTCCCGTCAAGTCCATCCGTTTTTCGAATGACGTGTACATCGCAGGATACAGTCAGGACGACTTCGTCTACGACCTGCTGGCGCGCCTGCGCGAGCAGGCCGGAGAGGGCGAGGGCGACAGATAG
- the nuoH gene encoding NADH-quinone oxidoreductase subunit NuoH — protein MSTANMIYGVPLQLFQIVVGLVCLAAFVGVNAVLLVWMERKVAGHFQRRPGPFEVGPYGLLQTVADAVKLIAKQIFVPEGADKMLYWTAPFLAFLPVFVTLLPIPWGDILVVQKLDLGILLILAFSGIGVLSLCLAGWASNNKWSILGAARAVSQSVAYEIPLLISVLTVVFMTGTLNLSTVVEAQGSWPWEWLGASQPLAFIIYFTCAVAETNRAPFDLPEAESELTAGFHTEYSGMGFGLFFLAEYANMIVVCGVAAALFLGGWRGPVADGWWWFLLKVYALIFVMMWFRWTYPRVRFDQLLNIAWKWLIPLAILNLLVTAALVKLFSINYYV, from the coding sequence ATGAGTACCGCCAACATGATCTACGGCGTGCCCCTCCAGCTTTTCCAGATCGTGGTGGGGTTGGTGTGTCTGGCCGCATTCGTCGGCGTGAACGCCGTCCTGCTGGTGTGGATGGAGCGCAAGGTGGCGGGCCATTTCCAGCGGCGTCCCGGCCCGTTCGAGGTCGGCCCGTACGGACTGCTCCAGACCGTGGCCGACGCGGTGAAGCTCATCGCCAAGCAGATCTTCGTGCCCGAGGGCGCGGACAAGATGCTCTACTGGACCGCGCCGTTTCTGGCCTTCCTGCCCGTGTTCGTGACGCTTCTGCCCATTCCGTGGGGCGACATCCTTGTGGTGCAGAAGCTGGACCTCGGCATCCTGCTTATCCTCGCCTTCTCCGGCATCGGCGTGCTGTCGCTGTGTCTGGCTGGATGGGCATCCAACAACAAGTGGTCGATCCTCGGCGCGGCGCGTGCCGTGTCCCAGAGCGTGGCCTATGAGATTCCGCTCCTGATTTCGGTGCTTACCGTGGTGTTTATGACCGGCACCCTGAACCTGTCCACCGTGGTGGAAGCGCAGGGCAGCTGGCCGTGGGAGTGGCTCGGCGCATCGCAGCCGCTGGCGTTCATCATCTACTTCACCTGCGCCGTGGCGGAAACCAACCGCGCACCCTTCGACCTGCCCGAGGCGGAGTCGGAACTGACGGCTGGCTTCCACACGGAATACTCGGGTATGGGCTTCGGCCTGTTCTTCCTCGCCGAGTACGCGAACATGATCGTGGTGTGCGGCGTGGCCGCCGCCTTGTTCCTCGGCGGTTGGCGGGGACCGGTGGCGGACGGCTGGTGGTGGTTCCTCCTCAAGGTCTACGCCCTCATCTTCGTGATGATGTGGTTCCGGTGGACCTACCCCCGCGTGCGCTTCGACCAGCTTCTGAACATCGCGTGGAAGTGGCTCATTCCGTTGGCCATCCTGAACCTGCTGGTCACGGCCGCGTTGGTGAAGCTCTTTTCCATCAATTACTACGTCTAG
- a CDS encoding NADH-quinone oxidoreductase subunit D, with the protein MLKLDERLQGDSYCRHFEQGPDSGTMIINMGPQHPSTHGVLRIICELEGEYIRRAEPVLGYIHRMHEKMGETKSWWQFLPNMGRTDYLHAMGWGHTYVLAVERLAEIEVPERAEYLRVIATELNRISSHLLWWGAYLLDLGAFTPIMYAFADREIILDLLQEPTGSRLTYCYHRFGGVKADVSEAFVQGVRDFIRYERERFPMYRDLVTENIILRKRVEGIGIIDKDMCRRYGATGPVCRGSGIDYDCRRDEPYSIYDRFDFRIPVEHGCDAMARYLVRMEEMEQSMRIIEQALDQLPGADGKHISKKAPKPNFKAPAGECYAATEGARGKIGIYVASDGSKTPYRIKLRAPGYCNLSLFAELATGTMLADAVSILGSLDLVIPEIDR; encoded by the coding sequence ATGCTCAAGCTTGACGAAAGACTTCAGGGGGATTCCTACTGCCGGCACTTCGAGCAGGGGCCGGACAGCGGGACCATGATCATCAACATGGGACCGCAGCATCCCTCCACCCACGGCGTTTTGCGCATCATCTGCGAACTGGAGGGCGAGTACATCCGCAGGGCGGAGCCGGTACTCGGCTACATCCATCGCATGCACGAGAAGATGGGCGAAACAAAGAGCTGGTGGCAGTTCCTGCCCAACATGGGCCGGACGGACTACCTGCACGCCATGGGCTGGGGGCACACCTACGTGCTCGCCGTGGAGCGGCTGGCGGAGATCGAGGTGCCCGAGCGCGCCGAGTATCTGCGCGTCATCGCCACGGAACTCAACCGCATTTCCTCGCATCTCTTGTGGTGGGGGGCCTATCTCCTCGACCTCGGCGCGTTTACCCCCATCATGTACGCCTTCGCGGATCGTGAGATCATCCTGGACCTGCTTCAGGAACCCACCGGCTCGCGGCTGACCTACTGCTATCACCGTTTCGGCGGGGTGAAGGCGGACGTGAGCGAAGCCTTCGTACAGGGCGTGCGGGACTTCATTCGCTACGAGCGCGAGCGTTTCCCCATGTACCGCGATCTCGTCACCGAAAACATCATCCTGCGCAAGCGCGTCGAGGGCATCGGCATCATCGACAAGGACATGTGCAGGCGCTACGGCGCGACCGGTCCTGTGTGCCGTGGGTCCGGCATCGACTACGACTGCCGCCGCGACGAGCCGTACTCTATCTACGACCGCTTCGATTTCCGCATTCCCGTGGAGCACGGTTGCGACGCCATGGCCCGCTATCTGGTGCGCATGGAGGAGATGGAGCAGAGCATGCGCATCATCGAGCAGGCTCTGGATCAACTGCCCGGCGCGGACGGCAAGCATATCTCCAAGAAGGCCCCAAAGCCCAACTTCAAGGCCCCCGCTGGCGAATGCTACGCCGCCACCGAGGGCGCACGCGGAAAGATCGGCATCTACGTCGCGAGCGATGGCAGCAAGACGCCCTACCGCATCAAGCTGCGCGCCCCCGGCTACTGCAATCTGAGCCTGTTCGCGGAGTTGGCTACGGGCACGATGCTCGCGGACGCCGTGTCCATTCTCGGAAGTCTTGACCTCGTCATCCCGGAGATCGACAGATGA
- a CDS encoding NADH-quinone oxidoreductase subunit C, which translates to MQWLNDLTSVCNAACDPVRTGQHWRILLEPTMLRPAVRRILAEGYFLEDVTCMDMQEGYVVLYHFDHYERHGRITLKLVVPHDAPELPSIAGIYQGAEWHERECMDFYPVVFRGNPNPSRLLLPDDMQEKPLVKDATKRVSMLDVFSFTDLVHCAADHPVVRAMEEHREAARLAAEQAAEKAAESDAEGAAGEDGEEA; encoded by the coding sequence ATGCAGTGGCTCAACGACCTCACGAGCGTGTGCAACGCGGCGTGTGACCCCGTGCGCACCGGTCAGCACTGGCGCATCCTGCTGGAGCCGACCATGCTGCGCCCGGCGGTGCGTCGCATCCTCGCCGAAGGGTACTTCCTCGAAGACGTGACCTGTATGGACATGCAGGAAGGTTACGTCGTCCTCTATCATTTCGATCACTACGAGCGCCACGGGCGCATCACGCTCAAGCTCGTCGTCCCGCACGACGCGCCGGAGCTGCCCTCCATCGCGGGTATCTATCAGGGCGCGGAGTGGCACGAGCGCGAATGCATGGATTTCTACCCGGTGGTTTTCCGGGGCAATCCCAATCCGAGCCGTCTGCTGCTGCCCGACGACATGCAGGAGAAGCCGCTGGTCAAGGACGCTACCAAGCGGGTGTCCATGCTCGACGTGTTCAGCTTCACGGACCTCGTGCACTGCGCGGCGGATCATCCCGTGGTGCGGGCCATGGAGGAGCACCGCGAGGCCGCCCGGCTCGCCGCTGAACAGGCTGCGGAAAAGGCCGCCGAGTCCGACGCCGAAGGGGCCGCCGGAGAGGACGGCGAGGAGGCCTAG
- a CDS encoding NADH-quinone oxidoreductase subunit B, with product MAAEDFVLTKAQTAVEPPLVNLQLSNKILDVCRAMSLWPMTFGLACCAIEMMAVGMARFDISRFGAEVFRPSPRQSDLMIVAGTVSLKMAPAVVRLYEQMPAPKYVIAMGNCAISGGPFKFKGQYGIVEGVDKLIPVDVYVPGCPPRPEGLLEGLFELQEKITGRRWWPEPQSGKGV from the coding sequence ATGGCCGCGGAAGATTTCGTTCTGACGAAGGCGCAGACGGCAGTGGAGCCGCCACTGGTCAATCTGCAGCTTTCCAACAAGATTCTGGACGTCTGTCGGGCCATGTCGTTGTGGCCCATGACCTTCGGACTGGCCTGCTGCGCCATCGAGATGATGGCCGTGGGCATGGCGCGATTCGACATCTCGCGCTTCGGCGCGGAGGTCTTCCGGCCATCGCCGCGCCAGTCGGATTTGATGATCGTGGCGGGCACGGTGTCCCTGAAGATGGCCCCGGCAGTGGTCCGGCTCTACGAGCAGATGCCCGCGCCCAAGTACGTCATCGCCATGGGCAACTGCGCCATTTCCGGCGGTCCGTTCAAGTTCAAGGGGCAGTACGGCATCGTCGAGGGCGTGGACAAGCTCATTCCCGTGGATGTGTACGTCCCGGGTTGTCCGCCGCGGCCCGAGGGCCTGCTGGAAGGGCTCTTCGAGTTGCAGGAGAAGATTACCGGTCGCCGCTGGTGGCCTGAACCGCAGTCCGGCAAGGGGGTCTAG
- a CDS encoding NADH-quinone oxidoreductase subunit A — translation MVFTWLNLAILLAILFGLVFAAGPVLGSLILAPKVKEGAIGLPYECGMQPYGSPNWIRFGINYYVYALLFLAFDVDVLYLFPVAAHYPFSFGWWPFIKVTIFIVVLALGCVYFWKKGVFEWPRKISF, via the coding sequence ATGGTCTTTACATGGTTGAACCTGGCAATTCTTCTGGCCATTCTTTTCGGCCTCGTCTTCGCAGCCGGTCCGGTGCTCGGCTCGCTCATCCTCGCCCCAAAGGTGAAGGAGGGCGCCATCGGACTGCCGTACGAATGCGGCATGCAGCCGTACGGCTCGCCCAACTGGATACGCTTCGGCATCAACTACTACGTCTACGCGCTGCTCTTCCTCGCCTTTGACGTGGACGTCCTCTACCTGTTCCCCGTCGCCGCTCACTATCCATTCAGCTTCGGATGGTGGCCCTTCATCAAGGTCACCATATTCATCGTCGTTCTGGCGCTTGGCTGCGTCTACTTCTGGAAGAAAGGGGTGTTCGAATGGCCGCGGAAGATTTCGTTCTGA
- a CDS encoding (Fe-S)-binding protein — protein MNESQNSISLKDKVAELLPEGGHLNMCLTCGLCSAGCPASGLEGMDPRKFLRMASLGLDEEVTSTAWVWMCTMCQRCMSVCPMQIDIPQLVYHARAAWPVDKRPKGIVRSCQMALSTPTMSAMGTTPEDFRFVVEDVLEEVRESQPGQEKLEAPINRKGAYFFVNQNSREPVTEPEEMVPLWKILNLVGADWTYSDTGWAAENYCMFAANDAAWEQNVRTKVDAVHGLGCKVWLNTEUGHEYYAVRSGLKKFGIKANFELSSIIPWYARWIREGKLPVSSEWNKDAKVTFTLQDPCQMVRKTLGDPLADDLRFVVKSVVGEENLIEMWPNRANNYCCGGGGGFLQSGYTEARHAYGRKKFDQIMATGAKYCITPCHNCHSQIEDLSHHFKGGYKTVHLWTLICLSLGILGEDERNYLGPDLDELADWRSND, from the coding sequence ATGAATGAATCGCAAAACAGCATTTCACTGAAAGACAAGGTCGCAGAACTGCTTCCCGAAGGTGGGCATCTGAACATGTGCCTCACCTGCGGGCTGTGTTCTGCGGGCTGTCCGGCCTCCGGACTCGAAGGAATGGACCCGCGCAAGTTCCTGCGCATGGCCTCCCTTGGTCTGGACGAGGAAGTCACATCCACTGCGTGGGTGTGGATGTGCACCATGTGCCAGCGTTGCATGAGCGTCTGCCCCATGCAGATCGACATCCCGCAGCTGGTGTATCACGCCCGCGCCGCCTGGCCCGTGGACAAGCGCCCCAAGGGCATCGTCCGTTCCTGCCAGATGGCGCTCTCCACCCCCACCATGAGCGCCATGGGCACCACGCCCGAGGACTTCCGCTTCGTGGTCGAGGATGTGCTGGAGGAAGTCCGCGAAAGCCAGCCTGGGCAGGAGAAGCTCGAAGCCCCGATCAATCGCAAGGGTGCCTACTTCTTCGTCAACCAGAATTCGCGCGAGCCCGTCACCGAGCCCGAGGAGATGGTTCCCCTGTGGAAGATCCTCAACCTCGTCGGCGCGGACTGGACCTACTCCGACACCGGCTGGGCGGCCGAGAACTACTGCATGTTCGCCGCCAACGACGCCGCGTGGGAACAGAACGTCCGCACCAAGGTGGACGCCGTACATGGGCTGGGCTGCAAGGTCTGGCTCAACACGGAGTGAGGACACGAATACTATGCAGTCCGGTCTGGACTGAAAAAATTCGGCATCAAAGCCAACTTCGAGCTGAGCAGCATCATCCCCTGGTATGCGCGGTGGATCCGCGAGGGTAAGCTGCCCGTCAGCTCGGAATGGAACAAGGACGCGAAGGTCACCTTCACCCTTCAGGACCCCTGCCAGATGGTGCGCAAGACCCTCGGCGACCCGCTCGCCGACGACCTGCGCTTCGTGGTCAAGTCCGTGGTGGGTGAGGAGAATCTCATCGAGATGTGGCCCAACAGGGCCAACAACTATTGCTGCGGCGGCGGCGGAGGATTCCTCCAGTCAGGCTACACCGAGGCGCGACACGCCTACGGCAGAAAGAAGTTCGACCAGATCATGGCCACGGGGGCGAAGTACTGCATCACCCCCTGCCACAACTGCCACTCGCAGATCGAGGACCTTTCCCACCACTTCAAGGGTGGGTACAAGACCGTCCATCTCTGGACCCTCATCTGCCTCTCGCTTGGCATCCTCGGCGAGGACGAACGGAACTACCTTGGTCCCGACCTCGACGAACTTGCCGATTGGCGATCGAACGACTGA
- a CDS encoding DinB family protein codes for MQNELSIHDACSSIISVLHECIGGAEESGAFLEPGPHGLLHVLDAIDAEQASRPSAGASVATHALHVAFSLDVFLAWIRGNNAITPDWTASWAQSAVTEEEWKTLRSRIAIQASQLEAAIAAHAPADAKALWGALGALAHTAFHLGCIQIKVDALLDADSHLELEKAPHHPT; via the coding sequence ATGCAAAACGAACTCTCCATCCATGATGCCTGCTCGTCGATCATCTCCGTACTGCACGAGTGCATTGGCGGCGCTGAAGAATCCGGAGCGTTCCTCGAACCCGGTCCGCACGGCCTTCTGCATGTTCTCGACGCCATCGACGCCGAACAGGCATCCCGTCCGTCCGCTGGAGCATCCGTCGCCACACATGCACTGCATGTCGCCTTCAGCCTCGACGTGTTCCTCGCATGGATTCGCGGCAACAACGCCATCACCCCCGACTGGACGGCGAGTTGGGCGCAATCCGCCGTCACAGAGGAAGAGTGGAAAACCCTGCGCTCCCGCATCGCCATACAGGCCAGTCAACTTGAAGCGGCCATCGCCGCCCACGCGCCAGCGGACGCAAAGGCCTTGTGGGGCGCTCTAGGTGCGCTGGCGCACACCGCGTTCCACCTCGGTTGCATTCAAATCAAGGTGGATGCCCTGCTCGATGCGGATTCGCACCTCGAACTGGAGAAGGCGCCCCACCACCCCACGTGA
- a CDS encoding molybdopterin-containing oxidoreductase family protein codes for MPTKTVYSVCGMCSVRCPIMVEVEDDKVRFIQGNPHDPGMAGGLCPRGGAGYALLEDHERPQYPMIREGARGEGKWRRATWDEALDYVADKLKGIIAEHGGRSVLWSDRGGPFADLHKAFMRGIGSPNYCNHDASCARNVLHAAKSVMGLGRKGVAYDLKNAKHIVLQTRNLFEAINVKEVNGALDSLANGGKLTVIDIRATVSASKADNFFMIRPGTDYGFNLAVIRCLLANGLYDKAYAERHIKDLDRLEQFVEPYTLEWAEAETGVKAADIEKFVKELAKAAPAVIWHPGWMVSRYMNSFYVSRTAYIINALLGSIGAKGGLPIVNKPKDFGRKGLKAFADLFPKPEDKRADGAGWKLKHIDAGPGLINKAYEAIESGDPYPVKAYFIHRHDPLHALPDQARVKKIWENLDLIVATTFSWSDSSWHADVVLPMSTYLERESPIATKNGLKSFFFRRSRSVSPRYDTRADWEILGGLAKRLGFPALAFETAEDMWNYQLQDTGVSVEDFDATGQVWLTDKPKYRSVEELSFTTPSGKLEMICDKLEEMGLPSLKPYESPASPPDGRFRIAFGRCALHTQGHTVNNPVLNEQMPINPVWINTERAKALGIADGDEVELSNGSYSARTTAFVTNFIHPDAAFLVHGFGHKLPPETRSRRGIADQELMEGGLSKVDPAGGGVAMQEHFITIAKPSA; via the coding sequence ATGCCCACAAAAACGGTGTACAGCGTCTGCGGCATGTGCAGCGTGCGCTGCCCCATCATGGTCGAGGTCGAGGACGACAAGGTCCGCTTCATCCAAGGCAACCCGCACGATCCCGGCATGGCCGGGGGGCTGTGTCCGCGCGGCGGCGCTGGCTATGCCCTGCTGGAGGACCACGAGCGCCCACAGTACCCCATGATCCGCGAAGGGGCGCGTGGCGAGGGCAAATGGCGACGCGCAACGTGGGACGAGGCGCTGGACTACGTGGCCGACAAACTCAAAGGCATCATCGCCGAACACGGCGGACGTTCCGTGCTGTGGTCGGACCGTGGCGGACCGTTCGCGGACCTGCACAAGGCCTTCATGCGCGGCATCGGCTCCCCGAACTACTGCAACCATGACGCATCCTGTGCGCGCAACGTGCTCCACGCCGCAAAATCCGTGATGGGTCTCGGGCGCAAGGGCGTCGCCTACGACCTCAAGAACGCCAAGCACATCGTCCTGCAGACGCGCAACCTCTTCGAGGCCATCAACGTCAAGGAAGTCAACGGCGCGCTGGACAGCCTCGCCAATGGTGGCAAGCTCACCGTCATCGACATCCGCGCCACGGTTTCGGCCTCCAAGGCCGACAATTTCTTCATGATCCGTCCGGGTACGGACTACGGCTTCAACCTCGCCGTCATCCGCTGCCTGCTGGCGAACGGCCTGTACGACAAGGCCTACGCCGAGCGTCACATCAAGGATCTCGACCGGCTTGAGCAGTTCGTCGAGCCGTACACCCTCGAATGGGCCGAAGCGGAAACCGGGGTCAAGGCTGCCGACATCGAAAAGTTCGTCAAGGAGCTGGCCAAGGCCGCCCCCGCCGTCATCTGGCATCCGGGCTGGATGGTCTCCCGCTACATGAATTCCTTCTACGTCTCGCGCACGGCGTACATCATCAACGCCCTGCTCGGCTCCATCGGGGCCAAGGGCGGGCTGCCCATCGTCAATAAGCCCAAGGACTTCGGCCGCAAGGGCCTCAAGGCCTTCGCGGACCTGTTCCCCAAGCCGGAAGACAAGCGCGCCGACGGCGCTGGCTGGAAGCTCAAGCACATCGACGCCGGTCCGGGCCTCATCAACAAGGCATACGAGGCCATCGAATCCGGCGATCCCTACCCCGTGAAGGCCTACTTCATCCATCGCCACGATCCGCTGCACGCCCTGCCCGATCAGGCCCGCGTCAAGAAGATCTGGGAGAATCTGGACCTCATCGTGGCCACCACCTTCAGCTGGTCCGACTCCTCGTGGCACGCGGACGTGGTGCTGCCCATGTCCACCTATCTCGAACGCGAATCGCCCATCGCCACCAAGAACGGGCTGAAGTCCTTCTTCTTCCGGCGCTCCCGCTCGGTATCCCCGCGCTACGACACCCGCGCGGACTGGGAGATTCTGGGCGGACTCGCCAAGCGCCTCGGCTTCCCGGCACTGGCCTTCGAGACCGCCGAGGACATGTGGAACTACCAGTTGCAGGACACCGGCGTGAGCGTCGAGGACTTCGACGCCACCGGGCAGGTCTGGCTGACGGACAAGCCCAAGTACCGCAGCGTGGAGGAACTCTCCTTCACTACGCCATCGGGCAAGCTGGAAATGATCTGCGACAAGCTGGAAGAGATGGGCCTCCCCTCGCTCAAGCCGTACGAAAGCCCGGCCTCGCCGCCGGACGGCCGCTTCCGCATAGCCTTCGGCCGTTGCGCCCTGCACACGCAGGGGCACACCGTGAACAATCCGGTGCTCAACGAGCAGATGCCCATCAACCCCGTGTGGATCAACACCGAACGCGCCAAGGCGCTCGGCATCGCCGACGGCGACGAGGTTGAACTGTCCAACGGCTCCTACAGCGCGCGGACCACGGCCTTCGTCACCAACTTCATCCACCCCGACGCGGCCTTCCTGGTCCACGGCTTCGGCCACAAGCTCCCGCCGGAGACCCGCTCGCGCCGGGGCATCGCCGATCAGGAACTGATGGAGGGCGGCCTGTCCAAGGTCGATCCGGCGGGCGGCGGCGTGGCCATGCAGGAGCACTTCATCACCATCGCCAAGCCCTCGGCCTAA
- a CDS encoding DUF3108 domain-containing protein: protein MTALARIATLLFCIQFIFISTTFASSLPFNAGEKLTYALKWEAIPAGTASIEVLPEAVIDGKPMHHFRMTARTNSFADVFYKVRDQVDSYADMDLSRSTHYRQKQREGSYKRDITVNFLWDRGQARYENTKNGPKDPILILPGTYDPLSVFYAFRSMELDEGASIDAPVTDGVKCVIGQARVVGRETIRVPAGEFDTWVVEPELRHIGGVFKKSPDASLRIWVTADEKKIPVMISSKVVVGRFFAVLNDIDHGAPVTVDNSRPRTDG, encoded by the coding sequence GTGACAGCACTTGCACGCATCGCCACACTCCTCTTCTGCATCCAGTTCATTTTCATCTCGACAACATTCGCATCCAGCCTTCCGTTCAATGCAGGAGAAAAGCTCACCTACGCTCTCAAATGGGAAGCGATTCCAGCAGGAACGGCCAGCATAGAAGTGCTGCCCGAGGCCGTCATCGACGGCAAGCCCATGCACCACTTCAGGATGACGGCCCGCACCAACTCCTTCGCCGACGTCTTCTACAAAGTCCGCGATCAGGTGGATTCCTATGCTGATATGGACCTCTCACGCTCCACGCACTACCGCCAGAAGCAGCGCGAGGGCAGCTACAAGCGTGACATCACCGTCAACTTCCTGTGGGATCGTGGGCAGGCCCGCTACGAGAACACCAAGAACGGCCCCAAGGACCCCATCCTCATCCTGCCCGGAACCTACGATCCGCTCTCGGTCTTCTACGCCTTCCGCTCCATGGAACTCGACGAAGGCGCAAGCATCGACGCCCCGGTCACCGACGGCGTGAAGTGCGTCATCGGTCAGGCCCGCGTGGTCGGCCGCGAAACGATCCGCGTCCCCGCAGGCGAGTTCGACACGTGGGTCGTGGAACCGGAGCTGCGCCACATCGGCGGCGTGTTCAAGAAAAGCCCCGATGCGAGCCTGCGGATATGGGTCACCGCCGATGAGAAGAAAATTCCCGTCATGATTTCCAGCAAAGTCGTGGTCGGCCGATTCTTCGCCGTGCTGAACGACATCGACCATGGTGCGCCCGTCACCGTCGACAATTCCCGCCCCCGGACCGACGGCTGA